In Torulaspora globosa chromosome 1, complete sequence, a genomic segment contains:
- the BEM3 gene encoding GTPase-activating protein BEM3 (ancestral locus Anc_8.605), which yields MDEMTEQSGTPTTLELLAEYNERRNERDKAIEYIEKRAVSENSKPSYDDLFKENVKLRLQIQEQATEIESLVKVIEGLRNSKVRSGEILVTDDDGSEKNNARSEVNLPPRSADRNRNTKNLSIPIPNLAVSNEMSNHRVPQIDVRAEMSDESNRTEAAKKTTSIGNIISPSNSISGRPLNTPQAEASPATSVQYTTSRISITSPQSPRRSAVQTRIRSPQSANRVTAVVNNQVHSPLRSNDSADTLEAAHSPLLPESISKEDNKSPDKSRLGSKLQNSATDFSPGSKQNLNSFTEFLEDTFGEEGQESPLKNIKDFKDAKDAIKPPAPPSFASLSANKGSPNSLKLRSPVILTRRDNVNEHGMTQAVESRPPVGKDNSSDSKDGASSKELDAESFLTKSAGTAHASSSQGSTMLEVGRRHGGSVSSGKSSAFSFKNDVPLFVQPEEFGSIRIELLSTLYLEGDSATTQCKLLFSVVDRKTDKEMFKFSKNVAQLYEMDANVRPKLSFFALPNLPERAVFDSLIPTKVDNRRERINQYFYTIFSIPDFPATAGLQIAQFMSTDTVTNPMLLGDAVKEGSLLMRRAKALSSGPNWRVRYGVLSGEVLLLYDRGQLAERVRLRQSSIELLPNLPEDKYGTRNGFVIVEHKKNGLSSTTRYYLCSETSRERELWVSEISGLITNPLIPPSSSAGSISTVAENASSFSKAESSNGLDQVYVTDLTNDVNSFVADDNSNISPQDVDEPSDYDKENRRLKMRSFFPFKKLASNALSMVSDEGAAEESFESEAKFSDTSIAKSLESMNLNGTITNTSAVFGSSLTRCLELSSHLYQGKYQIPSVVYRCLEFLYKNHGIQEEGIFRLSGSSAVIKSLQEQFDREYDVDLCNYNNDMQNNGNASSGTFIDVNTVSGLLKLYLRKLPHSILGEDNFISFKNIVDSNHQNPSQIAIKFRNLINSGAVPQANVSLMYALFELLVRIEEKNFYNKMNLRNLCIVFSPTLNIPVTILQPLIIDFNCIFKGESPIELNEREHLDLNIPQL from the coding sequence ATGGACGAGATGACGGAGCAAAGCGGTACTCCTACAACTTTGGAGCTGCTGGCCGAGTACAATGAGCGTAGGAATGAAAGAGATAAAGCCATTGAATACATTGAGAAAAGAGCAGTCAGCGAGAACAGCAAGCCATCGTACGACGATCTTTTTAAGGAGAATGTCAAACTTCGATTGCAGATTCAGGAACAAGCAACTGAGATAGAAAGTTTAGTCAAAGTAATAGAAGGCTTGAGAAATTCAAAAGTGAGGAGTGGAGAGATCCTGGTGACGGACGACGATGGATCAGAGAAGAATAACGCAAGGTCAGAGGTAAATCTACCGCCAAGGTCAGCGGATAGAAATAGAAATACCAAGAATCTAAGTATACCAATACCGAACCTTGCAGTATCGAATGAAATGTCAAATCATAGGGTTCCTCAGATAGACGTCAGAGCCGAAATGTCAGATGAGTCGAACAGGACAGAGGctgcgaagaagacgacTTCAATTGGGAACATTATCTCACCTAGCAATTCGATCTCTGGCAGACCCCTTAACACTCCTCAAGCGGAGGCAAGTCCAGCAACATCTGTTCAGTACACGACTTCCAGAATATCAATAACTTCTCCACAAAGTCCCCGCCGTAGCGCGGTGCAAACGCGTATCCGCTCTCCTCAAAGTGCGAACCGTGTTACGGCGGTGGTCAATAACCAAGTGCACTCGCCTTTAAGATCTAATGACAGCGCCGATACGCTTGAGGCAGCCCACAGCCCCTTATTACCTGAAAGTATATCGAAAGAGGATAATAAAAGTCCTGACAAAAGTAGGCTAGGTTCAAAACTTCAGAACAGTGCGACAGATTTCTCTCCTGGTTCGAAACAAAATTTGAATAGCTTTACTGAGTTTCTGGAAGACACATTTGGTGAAGAGGGGCAAGAATCGCCATTAAAGAACATCAAGGATTTTAAGGATGCTAAAGACGCTATTAAACCACCTGCCCCGCCCTCATTTGCTTCATTGAGCGCCAATAAAGGCTCTCCAAACTCCCTCAAACTGAGATCTCCGGTAATTCTGACGAGGAGGGATAACGTAAATGAGCATGGCATGACCCAAGCGGTAGAATCACGTCCGCCGGTTGGTAAGGATAATTCGTCTGACAGCAAGGATGGTGCAAGTAGTAAGGAGCTAGACGCTGAGAGCTTCCTCACGAAGTCCGCAGGTACGGCACATGCCTCAAGCTCTCAAGGCAGCACCATGCTCGAGGTAGGAAGGCGACATGGAGGAAGCGTGAGTTCTGGTAAGTCTTCAGccttctctttcaagaacgATGTACCTCTTTTCGTTCAACCTGAAGAATTTGGAAGTATCAGAATAGAGTTACTCAGTACTTTGTACTTAGAAGGAGACTCTGCTACGACCCAGTGTAAGCTTCTTTTTAGCGTGGTTGATCGGAAGACAGATAAAGAGATGTTCAAGTTCTCCAAGAATGTTGCCCAACTTTACGAGATGGACGCGAATGTTAGGCCCAAATTGTCGTTCTTTGCATTGCCAAACCTACCAGAGAGGGCTGTGTTTGACAGCTTAATACCCACTAAAGTTGACAATAGGCGGGAGAGAATCAATCAATATTTTTACACGATATTCAGCATACCCGATTTCCCTGCAACTGCGGGACTCCAAATTGCACAATTCATGAGCACAGACACCGTTACCAACCCAATGCTTCTAGGCGATGCAGTAAAAGAAGGCTCACTACTCATGAGGAGAGCCAAAGCACTTAGCAGTGGGCCCAATTGGCGAGTTCGTTATGGCGTTTTAAGTGGAGAGGTATTGCTTCTTTATGATCGAGGTCAGCTTGCTGAAAGAGTGAGACTAAGACAATCATCTATTGAGCTGCTTCCTAACCTTCCGGAAGATAAGTATGGAACGAGAAATGGGTTTGTTATAGTGGAGCATAAAAAGAATGGTCTGTCCAGCACTACCAGATACTATCTATGCTCTGAAACTTCAAGGGAACGAGAATTATGGGTTTCTGAAATTAGCGGTCTTATTACAAATCCCCTAATTCCGCCATCATCCAGCGCAGGAAGTATCAGTACCGTTGCAGAAAATGCTTCCTCCTTCTCAAAAGCAGAAAGCTCTAACGGCCTCGATCAAGTATATGTTACAGATCTGACGAATGATGTAAATTCCTTTGTTGCTGACGATAATTCAAACATTTCTCCTCAGGATGTCGACGAACCATCAGACTACGATAAAGAAAACAgaagattgaagatgagaagtttcttccctttcaaaaagcttgcAAGCAACGCTTTGAGTATGGTCAGCGACGAAGGAGCTGCGGAAGAATCCTTTGAATCAGAAGCCAAGTTTTCAGACACTTCAATAGCCAAATCACTGGAATCGATGAATTTAAACGGCACCATTACCAATACCAGCGCCGTTTTTGGAAGCTCCCTCACAAGATGCCTAGAACTGAGTTCCCATCTCTATCAAGGCAAATATCAGATACCAAGCGTCGTCTATAGGTGCCTAGAGTTCTTATACAAGAATCATGGCATACAGGAAGAGGGAATATTCAGGTTGAGTGGCTCAAGCGCTGTGATAAAGTCGTTGCAGGAACAGTTTGACAGGGAGTACGATGTCGATCTCTGCAATTACAACAATGATATGCAAAATAACGGAAATGCATCTAGCGGCACCTTTATTGATGTCAATACTGTCAGCGGTTTGCTGAAGTTATATTTGCGAAAATTACCACATTCAATACTTGGAGAAGACAACTTCATTTCATTTAAGAATATTGTTGATTCAAACCATCAAAATCCTTCACAGATTGCGATTAAGTTCAGAAATCTGATAAACAGCGGCGCAGTTCCCCAGGCGAATGTTTCCTTGATGTATGCACTGTTTGAGCTATTGGTCCGAATAGAAGAGAAGAATTTTTATAACAAAATGAATCTGAGAAACCTTTGCATTGTTTTCTCGCCCACATTAAACATCCCTGTTACTATTCTTCAGCCCTTGATCATCGATTTCAATTGTATTTTCAAGGGCGAATCTCCAATTGAGCTGAATGAAAGAGAGCATCTGGATCTAAACATTCCTCAGCTTTAA
- the LIP5 gene encoding lipoate synthase (ancestral locus Anc_8.606) encodes MVRFRAREADLVRLFGSRRLISTTKTNTITGSAARRRRTTEFTDSLNKGPSFEEFLSGRAAEYTLDPLERARQNAEEAKRLPKWLKVPIPKGQNYHRLKKDVADLKLSTVCEEARCPNIGDCWGGGDKSKATATIMLLGDTCTRGCRFCSVKTNRTPAKPDPMEPENTAEAVSRWGLGYVVLTTVDRDDLPDGGSHHLAETVRKIKEKAPKTLVETLSGDFRGDLDMVDVMARSGLDVYAHNVETVEALTPHVRDRRATYRQSLAVLERAKKTVPSLITKTSLMLGLGETDEQVQQTLKDLRDIGCDVVTFGQYMRPTKRHMKVVEYVTPEKFEYWKKVALDLGFLYCASGPLVRSSYKAGEAFIENVLKNRASQKQAA; translated from the coding sequence ATGGTGCGGTTCAGGGCTCGGGAAGCTGATCTGGTGAGGCTGTTTGGTAGCCGTAGGCTGATTTCAACGACAAAGACCAACACGATCACTGGATCTGCCGcgagaaggaggaggactACGGAGTTCACGGATAGTCTGAATAAGGGACCCagttttgaagagtttctGTCTGGACGTGCGGCGGAGTATACACTGGATCCGTTGGAAAGAGCTAGACAGAATGCGGAAGAAGCCAAGAGACTGCCCAAATGGCTGAAAGTTCCAATTCCAAAGGGCCAGAACTATCAcaggctgaagaaggatgtTGCGGATCTCAAGTTGAGTACAGTGTGTGAGGAAGCAAGATGTCCCAACATCGGCGACTGTTGGGGCGGAGGCGACAAATCCAAGGCGACAGCGACGATCATGTTGCTGGGGGATACGTGTACTCGAGGTTGCCGTTTCTGCTCGGTGAAGACTAACAGGACGCCGGCTAAACCGGACCCCATGGAACCTGAGAATACGGCAGAAGCCGTGTCCCGGTGGGGGCTGGGCTACGTGGTGTTGACCACGGTCGACAGAGACGACCTCCCAGACGGCGGATCTCATCACTTGGCAGAAACTGTCcgaaagatcaaagaaaaggcaCCAAAGACCTTGGTGGAGACTCTATCGGGAGACTTCAGAGGCGACTTGGACATGGTAGACGTTATGGCAAGAAGCGGACTTGACGTTTACGCTCATAATGTGGAAACCGTGGAGGCCCTGACACCCCACGTCAGAGATAGAAGAGCTACTTATAGACAATCGTTGGCCGTCCTTGAGAGAGCTAAGAAGACAGTGCCCAGTCTGATCACCAAGACTTCCTTGATGCTAGGGCTAGGTGAGACCGACGAACAAGTTCAACAGACACTGAAAGATCTTCGGGATATTGGATGTGACGTGGTCACCTTCGGCCAATATATGAGACCCACGAAGAGGCATATGAAAGTGGTCGAGTATGTTACGCCGGAAAAGTTCGAGTACTGGAAAAAAGTTGCCTTGGATCTGGGTTTCCTCTACTGTGCATCTGGACCACTGGTTAGATCTTCCTACAAGGCTGGTGAAGCTTTCATTGAAAACGTCTTGAAGAATAGGGCCTCGCAGAAACAGGCGGCTTAA
- the HOS3 gene encoding histone deacetylase (ancestral locus Anc_8.607), which produces MSDQDPLHKFYKQFQVFVQNNPNVISAARAASQIPESAKAIIVLSPYSLEHAFPRDWVSKSYRKTIVERPERLLAGSMGISAAVTMYPALFTLKSSHQRKGSLLSPHVLKVHGHDWPPRLLRLCKHADEKLAKGEIEVPDTWNAGDIYLSSKTIEALQGSLGALEIGVDSIFKGPSPEHVSNRAFVVIRPPGHHCGVATPSGFCLLNNAHVSIEYAHDVYGVTHAVVLDFDLHHGDGTQDICWKRAGFRPDEEDENSPGYDEFGKKFAEFPKVGYFSMHDINSFPTESAYATKDNIKNASTCLLNAHDINIWNVHLSTWETEEDFNKLYQSKYRTLFAKADEFFKNAKLEMSKSGRNFKGLVVISAGFDASEFEQVSMQRHGVNVPTHFYTMFTKDALKLAQMHTEGKVLSLLEGGYSDKAIASGVFAHLIGLQNQNWIKEWGSEQVVKEIVRGCKPTWKPYKKKKSRDVIRIWAEEVIELGRAMIPEFEFLFVEATANGVHLDGKAPESAVTQRLTRSRAQQTMQEEPPAKPSTPEKELILRRIVNSKAAEAVPPVPFVQQEIPSDDDKEDEDYVYDEELNKTFNRTVEDITIDDISRHLETLEIIEARDTGTAKPEPSRKSQDPRTATSKYKIPSSTTTQHLRSNRYSNVLDYDDSDISMVSHISTAKKHSTRSGRKW; this is translated from the coding sequence TTCCAGGTGTTTGTGCAAAACAATCCAAATGTGATTTCGGCAGCTAGGGCGGCTTCTCAAATTCCAGAGTCCGCCAAGGCTATTATTGTGCTCTCGCCATACTCTCTGGAGCATGCCTTTCCCAGGGACTGGGTCAGTAAGTCGTACCGCAAAACGATTGTGGAGAGACCAGAGAGGTTGCTGGCTGGCTCTATGGGGATCTCAGCGGCTGTGACGATGTACCCAGCACTGTTCACACTTAAATCTTCACACCAGCGTAAGGGCTCTTTGCTTTCGCCTCATGTGCTAAAGGTTCATGGCCACGATTGGCCTCCAAGGCTGCTGAGATTATGCAAACATGCAGACGAGAAACTAGCTaaaggagaaattgagGTGCCAGATACGTGGAATGCCGGCGATATCTATCTGAGTTCGAAGACGATTGAAGCGCTTCAGGGCTCTCTCGGAGCTTTAGAGATAGGTGTAGACTCGATATTCAAGGGACCATCGCCAGAACATGTAAGCAACAGAGCGTTTGTGGTAATACGGCCTCCAGGCCACCATTGCGGTGTTGCCACTCCCTCTGGATTCTGTCTGCTGAACAACGCTCACGTTTCGATCGAGTATGCTCATGATGTCTACGGTGTGACGCATGCAGTAGTGCTAGACTTTGATTTGCACCATGGAGATGGTACGCAAGATATCTGTTGGAAACGAGCGGGATTCAGacctgatgaagaagacgaaaaCTCCCCGGGGTATGATGAGTTCGGTAAGAAGTTTGCGGAGTTCCCCAAAGTCGGATACTTCTCGATGCACGACATCAATTCTTTCCCAACAGAATCTGCATACGCTACAAAGGATAATATCAAGAATGCTTCGACATGTCTGTTAAATGCCCACGATATTAACATATGGAACGTGCACCTTTCTACCTGGGAGACAGAGGAGGACTTTAACAAGCTATATCAATCGAAATACAGAACGCTTTTTGCCAAAGCTGAcgaattcttcaaaaacgCTAAGCTCGAGATGAGCAAATCGGGTCGCAACTTCAAAGGCCTTGTAGTAATCAGTGCAGGATTTGATGCCTCCGAGTTCGAACAAGTGAGCATGCAAAGACACGGTGTCAATGTGCCCACGCATTTCTACACGATGTTTACGAAAGACGCTTTAAAGCTGGCGCAAATGCATACAGAAGGCAAAGTCCTGTCGCTGCTGGAAGGTGGCTACTCTGACAAAGCCATAGCTTCGGGTGTCTTTGCCCATCTGATTGGACTCCAAAACCAAAACTGGATCAAAGAATGGGGCTCCGAACAAGTGGTCAAGGAGATAGTTCGCGGCTGCAAGCCAACGTGGAAACCGTataagaagaaaaagagccGAGACGTGATTAGAATATGGGCCGAGGAGGTCATTGAACTGGGAAGAGCCATGATCCCCGAGTTCGAGTTCCTATTTGTAGAAGCAACCGCGAACGGCGTGCATCTCGACGGCAAGGCACCGGAATCCGCCGTAACCCAGAGGCTGACCAGATCCCGAGCGCAGCAGACGATGCAAGAAGAACCACCCGCAAAGCCCTCGACTCCGGAGAAGGAGCTCATTTTAAGGCGCATCGTGAACAGCAAGGCCGCAGAGGCAGTGCCACCAGTACCGTTTGTCCAACAGGAGATCCCCAGCGATGACGACaaggaagacgaagatTACGTCTACGACGAGGAACTAAACAAGACTTTCAACCGCACTGTCGAAGACATTACCATCGACGACATATCCCGCCACCTGGAGACGCTTGAGATCATCGAGGCCCGCGACACCGGTACCGCGAAGCCCGAGCCCTCACGCAAATCCCAGGACCCGCGTACCGCAACTTCCAAGTACAAAATCCCATCCAGCACCACCACGCAGCACCTGAGGTCGAACCGCTACTCCAACGTCCTCGACTACGACGACAGCGACATCTCGATGGTATCGCATATTTCTACAGCCAAGAAGCATTCCACCAGAAGTGGCCGCAAATGGTAA